From the genome of Novosphingobium sp. P6W:
CGCAGGATGCGTGAAAAAGGTAATCGGCAGATTGCCTGCTGGGTTCCAGTTTCTGCCGCTGAGGAGTTCAAGGACTTGGCTGGCGCTCTTATTCACTGCGATGACCCATCTGCCTACGCGGTCGCAATTAGTGATCTCACAGCCGTCATCATCGCGGCGGGCCGCAAATCATGATGGTAGATTTTCTCACGGTCGAGATGCCGGACCCGTTTGGATTTAACATAAACGGGGGCGAGGTCCTGAAGGTCGGGACAGACGGAATCGTCGAATGGTCGACTCTTTGCAAGAAAACCGTTAAAGGCTCTTGGGATAGCTCCATCGTCGTCCGCAACGTTGCCGATTGCTTCAGTCTCGCCGATGGGGATGATAATAATGATTATGTTAAAAATCAGAGTGGTGGTCAGCCGTCCGTTTTGCTGCTCCTAAACTTGATGTTCTTTCGCACAAGCATCACGGCGATCCCTAGGATCGCTGCGGCCGCCAGCGCAACGCCGACGAGATGTTCGGCTGATTTGATACGTCCGAACTCTGCTTCGATTGCCTGCCCGAACCAGTGTCCAATGGTGACAAAGATAAGCGCCCAGACGATGGCTGCTGCGGCGTTGATCGCGAGAAATTTTCGCGCGGAAAGCCGTGTCGTGCCGATCGCTAACGGACTGACCGTGCGCAGTCCGTAGAGAAATCGGAAGGCAAACACGAACGATACAGGATACTTGTCGAATGCGGCCAGAGCGCGGGCAAAGGCCGGTCGTCGTTGAAATCGGTGCACGAAGCGATGGCCGCGAAAATGTCGCCCGAGCAGGAAGAACAGTTGGTCAGCAAGAAAAGAGCCTAACGCAGCCGCTGCGACAGCGGGCCAGAACGGCAGGATACCTCGATGTGTCATCAGCCCGCCGATGATTACCACCGTCTCTCCCTCCAGACCGGCGCCCAGGGCCAAACCGACCAAGCCATATTCACTGATGACCTGTTCCAATGACATACCAACCGTCTCCACCCTCAGCTTGCCGACTGCTGAAAGGTTTCCAAACCTACGTGCCCATCGTTCGGTTGCCATCATCGAGTTATCGCCTCCCGCTTGTCCAAGACGAAAGATAGCATGCAAAATGCGCACTTGTGTTGCGCTGCAACATGGCGGAAACAAATCTCGCCTTTCAGGCATCCTCTCCCAAACCTTTTCAAGCCGGCCCATGTGGCCGGCTTTTTTTTTGGCAAGACGGGAATGATCTCCCCCCGCTCGCTACTCCGAGGACGTCCGCTTTGCGCGAAGACGGGGCAGAGACGTTCGGGAAGCTGCCAGCAACGGTTCTGTGCCGCCCAGGCAGTGCCTGCTAGACTGCGACCGCTTCCCGCATGGCAGCTACCAGCGCGCTATCGGGATGGCCGGCGAGTATCTGCGCGAAAGCCTCAGGCCGCTCGTCCTGGCCGAGCTTGAACGTGGCGTGGCAGGAGCGAACGGTAGCGCGGAAGGCGATGATGCGGGTGAGCATCGGTTCATAGCGCTCCCCCATCGCCGCAGCGGTCCAGCGGTCCGGTCGGTCGCCTTCCATGTGCTCGATCAGCCGGTCGAGCGCGTCGTGGTTCTCGTCCGGCAGGAAGGTGATATCAGCCTTGAAGCGAGCGACGGCATAATTCCACGTTGGCGCCCATTGCTCCTGCGTCACCAGTTCGGGCGAGATATAGCCCTGCCCACCTTGAAACAGTATGAGTGCGCCAGGATCGACGCGCAGCGCTTCAACTTGCGGATTGCGCAGAGCGAAATGGCCGATCAGGGCAACAACCGTGCCTTCTCCGTCCAGTTCCGCGATCAAGGGTAACGGCGTCGCGTGAAACGCAGGGCCGCTCGAGATCACCCAAGCCAGCGGATGGCGCGAGACAAGCGCGGCGATGTCTGCCGGGCTGCGGGGCGAAAAAACACTCATGCTGCTGCTCCGGTATAGCGTTCGCGCCCGCCGACGATAGTGCGTAGGACTTCGATCTGGGGCAATGTTTCAGGGTCTATCGCGGTGGGATCGCGGTCCAGTACGACCACGTCGGCGAGGAAACCGGGGGCAATCCGTCCGGCGCGGTCATTCTGGAAACCGGCAAAAGCGTTATTGACGGTGTAGGCGATCAGCGACTGCTCAACCGTCACTTTCTGATCGGGCAGCCAGCCGTTGGGGTTTTTGCCGTCGATCGTCTCGCGCATGACTGCGGCATGGATGCCCTCCATCGCATTCAAGGGGGCCACAGGCCAGTCGGACCCGAAAGTGACAGTTGCGCCGCTTTTTATCAGCGAGGCAAAGGCATAAGTGCCGTTCAACCGCTTCTCGCCGATGCGCTGCACGGCCCAGCGCCCATCGTCGATGGCGTGGTAGGGTTGGACCGAGGCGATCACCTGTTGGCGCGCGAAGCGAGGGATCGTGGCAGGTGCGATGTGCTGGGCGTGCTCGATCCGGAAGCGCCGGTCGCGCGGGCCGTTCTTCGCTACGGTTTCAGCATAGATGTCGAGAATGTCGTCGTTCGCTTCGTCGCCGATGGCGTGGACGGTGACATGCAGACCGGCGCGGTCTGATGCAAGCACAGCCTCGCGCAGTTCATCCAGCGGCATGATCCGCACGCCGCGCGTATCGTGAGCGTCGGTGTAGGGTTCGCGAAAGAGCGCAGTGCGCGATCCGAGCGAGCCGTCGACCAGCGCCTTCACGCCGCCCCAGCGCACCCAGTCGTCGCCTCGGCCTTCGGTCTTCACGAGGTCGGCCATGCGCTGCCAGTCGTGCATGGGCACAAAGTTGTAGAAGCGCATATCGGTCTCGCCCCGGCCACGCAAACGGCGCAGCGCGTCGAAGCAGTCCCAGTCGAACGGGTCTGGAACGTGGACCTGCGCAAAGCCATGTTTCAGCCCGTGGGCGATGCCCGCCCGCAATGCTGTTTCCGCCTGCTCGGATGCAAGCGGCGGGATCACCCGCTCGATCAGCGCCTTGGCGTTGTCCTTGACCACGCCGGTCGGCTCTCCGCTGGCATCGCGCACGATCACGCCGCCTGCCGGATCGGGCGTATCGCGTGTGATGCCCGCCAGCTTGAGCGCCACCGAATTGCACAAGTACATGTGCAAGTCGGTGCGCGGCACCGCGACCGGGGTGCCCGGCGTGACTGCGTCGATCCACTCGCGAGTGGGCAGCTGGCCGCCCAGCCTCTGCTCGTCCCAGGCACCGCCCAGCAGCCATTGGCCCGGCTCGGCCTTCACGGCAGCGGCAATGCGCGCGACGAATTCGCCCCGGTCCTTGACGTCCAGCAGGTTCGGACGAGCCAGTGCCAAGGAACCCATAAGGAAGTGGGTGTGATTGTCGGTGAAAGCGGGCATCGCGAAGGCGCCCTTCAGGTCCACCACTCGCGTCGTGCGCGCCATGCGCGCCTTCACCGCAGCGGCCCCTACCGCAACGATGCGGTCGCCGACGATGCCAAGCGCATCGGCCCGTCCGCACGGTGCACCTGTCCAGATACTACCGCCAACGAGAGCGCAATCGAGCGGTACGTCCGCCGCGAAGGCCCGGCCGGCGAACGCCAGCGCGGCGCCCGATAGCAGGGATTGGCCCAGAAACTGGCGGCGGTCGACCATGGCGCTCCTTTCCTCATGCAATGTTGCGAGGACCGTCATTGCGCGTAGGCAAGGCTACGCAAACATCCAATATCGTACCGCAGCACGGGACCAAGCTCGTTGGCTCTTCCGCCCAAGATGGCAATGACCTGACCGACTACACACAAACGATGCGGCCACTGGTAATGTCGATAGCGATGCGGCGGGAGATCGTTGCCTGCCGAACCGTCACCGATCAGTCATATAAGGCAGCTAACCGGCTCCCGATATTAAAACAGGGCGCTTGCATCATGAACCGTAGCTCATCCTCCCGTCGCCTGCGCGCCGTGTACGCCGCTTGCGCCGCCGCTTCGCTGCTTTACGGCTCGGCTGCCGCTTCCGCCGCGCCCGCGAAGGGTGAGATGACGGTCGAGCGTGTGGTTATGCTGATGCGGCACGGGGTGCGTCCCTCTACCAAGTTTCCCGCCACGCCGGTGGGCACGACAAAGGACGAATGGCCGACCTGGAACACCCCCGCCGGCGATCTCACCGACCACGGCGCGGACGGCATTCGGCGTCTGGCGGATTACGACCGCATCCTGTTTGCCAGTGCCGGCCTGCTCCCGGCTTCGGGCTGCGCGGTCCCCGGAACGATCAGCGCCTGGGCGAGTGGCAGTTCGCGCGCCATCAAGACCGGGAAAGCATTCCTCGGGGCGTTGCAGCCGGGCTGCAATGTTGAACTTGTCCACCCGGCCGATGAGGATGCCGAGGACCAGTTCCATCCGACCGGCGCCGAGGTTGCCATCGATGGCGACAAGGCGCTGGCAGCCTCGCAGGCGCAGTTTCCCAAAGGCGGCCTCCCCGCCGTCATCGCCTCGCGCCGGGCCGATTTCGCGGCCTTGCAGCGTATCGTCGGCGTGCCCGTCCCCACTGCCTCGACGCTCACGGCGACGGCGGGTGACAAGCCCGACATGAAGGGCGGCCTGTCGTTCGGCTCCACAGCCGGCCAGACCCTGCTGCTGGAGTATCTGGAGGGGATGCCGATGAGCCAGGTCGGCTGGGGCCGTGCCAGCAAGGCCGACATCCGCGCGATCTTGCGCTTCCATCCTGTCAAGTTCCAGTACGAGACGCGGCCTGCCTACGTCGCCCAGCGCCTGGCCGCGCCGATCATCACCCGCATGATCGACGCGCTTTCAGGCACTGGCGGCAAAGTCACCTTGCTGTTCGGCCATGACACCAACATTGCCGCGCTGGGCGGTTTCTACGACATGCACTGGACGATGGCCGACTATCCGCGCGACGATATAGCCCCGGGCGGCGCGATCGGTTTCGAACTCCTGCGGGACAAGGCCGGTCACCGGTTCGTGCGCGCATTCCAGCAGGCCCAGACGATGGACCAACTGCGCGCCCTCACCCCGCTGACCCTCACCGCGAAGCCAAGCCGCAGTTATCTGGAAATTCCGGGCTGCGGATCAGCCAAGACCGCTTGCATCATGGAGACCTTCGAGAAGATCACCCGCGAACGGCTCGCCCACCCCGCTCCCTGATAACAAGCCTGAAGGTTGCGGCTGCAAACCGCAGCCTTCAGGTGCGCAGTGGGCCTGCCATTCGGGCCAGCGTACCATCGCCGCGAATGATGCCGTGATACCATGCCATCACGACATGACCTGAAATGAGGACCGCAAGCGTCCAGGCTAGCGGCGCATGGAAAAGGTCGGCAGGTGCAATCAGCGCCGCAACTTTGTGTCCGGTCGCCGGAATCAGTTGCAGGCCCCACAGATCGTACCCCTTGCCGGCCCCATAAGCCCGGACGAGCGCAAGGGCAGGAACGATGAGCATCAAGGCATAGAAGGCACCGTGCACTCCCCGCACCAGCCAGCCCAGTGGCGGCGCATCGGCGGGAGGGCGCCTGTGTCTGTTGAGAAATGCCCATAAGCTGCGCGGCAGGACAAGGCCGCAGACCAGCGTGCCCACTGTCGCGTGCGCTGGCCCGAACAGCGAAACCGTGCGCATGAAGGCGCCGTCGCCCAAGACGATCCAGCCGATGACAACGATAAATTGCCACATCAGCAGATAGGCCATGATCCAGTGAAGCGTCCGGCTGACCAGACCGTAGCGGCGCGGCATGTCGTAAAGGAGGCATGTATCGTCGTCGGTCATGGATGCACTCCGATTATGCGGCAGGATACCGAGGCGGGATCACCGTGCCGATATCGAACAGGCTAGCCGCATAATCTAGAACGACCCGAACCGGCAATGGCGGCCCGTGCCATGCATTGCAGACCAGTTCGACATTCGATGTGGCTTTCGGTGGCCTCAGCCTTCGGGGTACTCGCGCGGCGTTCAAAAGCTCTCTTTCGATGACAGTTTGCCCTGCTGGACCCTGTATTCCACCAGCGGCGCATGCTTGATCGGGACAGTCCAGTCGGCGCCGGAGTACAGCCTCATGGGCGGCAAAGGCAGGCAGTTCCTGCGGCCTTCATCGCATTGCCGGCCATCCGACATTTCCACGCTGGCATTGGAGCCATTGTGGAAGGTAATCGTACCCGCGCTGCGGGTTGCCACGACTTTCCCGGTAGTAGCCGCCGGCCGCGCGATGACCAGAACGTCGTAACCGACAAAGACCTTGAGGGAGGTCTGTTCAGCCTCGACAGTGCCAGCCACCGGCTTGATCGCAAGGCGGAAAACGCGTTCGTTGCTGCCGCGAGGCGCGATCAGGGCCACGCGTATCAGCTTTCGCTCTCCCGCTTCCAGCACCAGTTTTTGCGGTGTGACCAGCAGGCCCGTTACCGTTGGATCGGACGAATCGATGCGCTTTTCCCGAGGAGTTCCGGGTGCCTGGATCAGCGCAGGTTCGGCCACCACATATTGACGCTCGCTACCGTCGTTGATCACCTCGATATCATCGCGCGGAGGGGTATCCGGGGCGAGGTCCACGATGACCTTGCTTAGCGCGATGCCCGCCTGTGCCGGCACTGCGGCAAGAAGGCCAAGCATGCCGGCAAAGGCGATTGGGATCGCCGCCGCGCGGACCGGAAACCAAGTGATCGGGATAAACGCAGGCCTGTTCATTGGCTAACCTTCTGCTGCGGGGATGGAGAAGTAAGAGCAAGATTAGAAGGCGCCGCCGCTGCCGGGCGGCAAAGTTGATCGCCGATCGAGGCATAGCCGCTGGCCGGCTTTATAGTATCCAGGGAGGCCTTGCAGACCAGACCGCTGCGGGTGCGCACCGTCAGCGTGGCGTTCTGCCCTGTCTGGATGAGGAAATGCCCCTGCTCGTCGCTCTGCGCCAGATCGCCGCCTGCCGTGATCTCGGCATGGACGAGGGCGCCGCCGTCGGGCCCTATCAGACGGCCGAAAACGGCCACTACCGGGCGGGAGCGCCAATCGAGCCAGACGACATTGCCGGGATAAAGGCTTACCTGCCGGGCCTTTGCGTCGTAATCGGTCAGCATCTGGCCCTTGCCGCGAATGCGGATGGCATAGGCACGGTAGGATGGGAGGGTAAGCGTGAGGTCCTTGCCGTCTCTGGACGTGCCCATCGGCCGGTTGTCGACCAACACTTCGAAGGCGGCATCGGGTTCGTCGCTATCGACGTGGATCACTACCATCGCATCGCCGTTGCCGCCGCTGTTGAGGCGCACGCCCCCTTGCCCCACCACCACCGCCGTGTTCAGCGAGGCGCTGAATTGAGTGGCTCCCTCGCCGAAGGGCTGCACAAAGTTCAGGTTGCCGTCGCCAATCACACTGTGCGCCTGAACCTGCCCCTGCGCATAGGTGGTGCCGTTCGACCGTTCCACGCCGCCATCGGCCTGAACCTGTGCGCCCAGCACATCGTCGAGTCGGCGCGAGGCATTGAAGCCGGCTTGAACGCCCCCGCCAAAGCCCCTGTCCCTCGATCCGAACTGGTTGCCGCCCGTTGCAATGTAGGTGGTTCGCGGGCGGGTGATCCTCAGGTTCAGTCCGGCGTAGCCTTGCCGCCCGGTGCGGGTCGCGGTGTAGGTCCCGTTGAAATCGAGGGCCACGTCGCGCCAGCGCAGCAGCGGCATATAAAGCGCCGGCCCAAGGGAATAGTCGCGGCTGTCCACCTGCCGCCGATAGGTCCCCACCAGCGCCAGCCTCCCTTGTCCGAGGCGGTAACCGACCGCACCGTTGAACTGAGTATAAGCGCCGGAATAGAGGCTGTATTCCACGCTTCCGGCGGTCGGTAGCACAACCGTCGTGGTAGCCAGCAGAGGACCGCCGCCCGGGTTCGAGATGCTGCGCGCATCCAGATCGATGGAAAGCGGCGAGGTGCCGTTGCGCGCAAGGTGTCCGAAAAAGCCCAGACCTCCCCGGTTCGAGACGTTTACCGAAGTGTCCAACTGCCAGTCACCGTGCAACATTGTTGCACCTGCAGACAGCCATTGCCGGCGATCCGTGCCCATCGCGCCCAGATTGACGCTAAGGCCGGCATTCATACGCCGCGCCCAGCCCGCCTGGAACAGCGGCGTACGGCTGATGTCGCCGATCAGTCCTTCGTTGCTGCGCACCAGCGCCCCGGCATAGAACAGGAATGCATCGTGCCCCATCATGGGCAAGGTGCTGCTGCGAGAAAAGAAACGCTGTTCCTCGCGCATTCCGCCCGATGCAGATGTGATCCGCAAGGTCACCGTATACGACCCCTCGGGCAAGGCCGAGGTATCCAGCGCCTGGTTTCCCGCGTCGTAGACAAGCGACGACATGATGTTACCGTTCACCATGATATCCACCCGCGCGCGCTGTTCGAGAAACAGTATCAGCGGACTGCCCATCAACTGGTCTCGGTCGAGCCTGGTGCTGAACTGGCTGGATAGTCCCAGGCCCACCATCTTGAGGCGATCGAGCAAGGTGTTGCCCGGTATCCAGAAAGCCCCGGCGGTATAGCGCAGGCCGGGCCGGTCGAGTTCGCCGGCAAATGTGTCGGTCTGGAAACCGGATGAACTCGCCTGCTGGAAGTTTGCACGAATGCGGCCCGTGCCGATGCCGAGAACCGCGTTGTCCTGGAGGTAGTACTGGGTGGACTGGCCCTGCCCTCCCGTAACCGTGCCCGACAGGAAGTTGACCAGTGCGGGGGTATCGGACGGAGGCGGCAGGTTCTGCAGCCTCACTGCGGCCTTCACCGTCAGGAAACGCGGATCGACAAGGATATCCACGCGGTAATGCGCGGCGTCATATACGATGGCGACTACGTCGAACGACGGCTTCGGGCAGGAGATTCCGCTCTCGACCGGGCAGATCGCCTCGGGATGTGGATCCAGGTTGGGTGCGCCAAGCGCCGCCGTCAGCCTGGGACGGTCGCTGATGTCGGGCAGGCTGTCGACCAGACTGCGGGCATCCATGAAACGAAAACGGCCTGGCTCGACGACGGCCATCGCCTCGCCCACGCGGACCCCGCCGGTGTAGACATCGAGAACCACCTGCTGCGGCCCGGTCAGGTCCTCGAAGCCGGCGGGCGGGGTGAAGGTCATGGCAACCTTCGGCCGGGTTATCGGCGCATTGCCTGCATGCGCGGCGCCTGCCATCGTTGCCGCCATTACGATGGCCCCGGAAATGGCGAAAAAGTGTGCCTGCGCCATGCCGCCTGTCAGTTCGGCGACACCATAAGCGACAGGGTTCCGGTGTAATTGCCCGCCAGAGCAACGCTCAGGTTGGTGGCTGGCAGGGTTACGATGAGGCTGGCGCTGCTGGCGAGGAGGCTGCTCAAAGAACAAAGCAGGTTAAGCGGGTTAGGCGTGAACCTCGAACCCTGGCCGGCGATCAATTGCGTGCCCGCGGTTTGCGATCCCGTCGAAGCCCATTGGACGGTATAGGGCAATTGAGCGGCGCTGTTGCCGGCGATGCCGATGGTGAAGGCACCGCTGTTCCCCGATCCGGTGGCCCTTATCGTGTAGTTCGTCACGCCGCTGTAAACGCACAGCGTCTGCGAAGCCGTCCGGTTCGTCGCGAACGAGGCGATGGTGCCGAACGAGACATCGGTTAGCGAGGCGATCTGCACGTTCTGCGCCCATGCCCCGCTGCCCGGCGTGACCAGACCGGATAGTGCAAGAGTGCAGCCTGCCGTAAAGCGGATCCACCATGCCATTTTCAATGGTCCTTTCCCTGGATCGGACCCGCCACCTGTTTTCGTTCCCTTCGCAAGCCGCACTGGGCGAGGTGCGTGAGCTTGGCGGGTCTCGGCGCGCTTACTGCGGCGTCACGAGCAGGGTCAGGACTCCAGTATATGCGGCGTTGGCCACCATCGTGCTCTGATTGGCGCCGGTGATACCCACGAAAAGCTTGGCGGTAGGGCTCGCACCCGCCACGCAAAGCGGCGTGATGGCCGTGCTGGTGAACGCAGCAGAGGCAGTGGTGGTCGCAAGCGCCGTACCTGCCGTGGCCGTCGACGAATTCGCCCAGGCTACCGAGTAGGGAACAGGCGAATGGCCGGTGCTGGCAAGCGTAAACGCACTGGAAGCACCATCGCCGGTAGCCCGGATCGTGTAGCTTCTGGTAGCGGTATTGCTCCACACACAGACGTTTTCGGTCAACTGAGCGTCGGTTGTGCCATCGAGCGTGTTGAACGTCAGATCACTCAGGTTGGATATCTGAACAAGGCCGTTGATGGTGGCGTTAATAGTGACCGTGCCAGTCGATGTAGCTCCGATAGTTCCCTGAGTAGCAGCATGAGCGGATACAACAGGAAGAACAGAACTGAGCATGGCGATGACCATGACTGAGGAACGCACGCGATTTTTCGCAATGAAAAGCATAACCGTCAACCTTTACAAGGTCGTCGCACCAGGCCGGCATTCTCCGATGAGTTCGACCTGCGACAAATGACGATTACGATGTTTCCCCTAACGAGTCATTACGACTTCACCAAAGGCTGCATTTATTGGATGTCAAAGCGGATGTATTTTACAACCGATACAGTTCTATTGTTGAATTGGAATTGGCAGGAGTGACCAGTTCAACGCTTGCTTGAGTATGGACACCCTTATTTCGGTGCCTGTTCAACCGAAGGGGTGTGTTCAGGCGTGACAAGCGTATCGCTTTCGTTGGTTCCGGCAGTGGGAATGCCCCGGCCATAGACCGGAACCACGTCAGGCGTCATGCGTCCGTGAAGCGCATCGATCTCGGCCTTACGCTGCTTCAGATACAGCTCGCGGTAGGTAGCATAAGGGTTGTCCTCTTCACGAATGCGGCTGACCTCGCTATCGAAAGCGGCTCGCTCGCCCAGCTGGCTCAGGATCGTTGCCGGGATCACCACTGCTGGCTTGGTGAAAGGCTTGCCCACCACTGCGGGCACCAGCAACTTGTCGACGGAATCTCCGATAACATCGCGCAGAGTGGTCGGGCCGATGATCGGCAGGTACATGTAAGGCCCCGGCCCTACACCATAGTACCCCATCACATTGGCGAGGCCATTGGGGCGATAGGGCAGGCCGAACGGCTTGCGCTTTGCCATATCGACAAAGCCGGCCGCGCCGATGGTCGTATTGATCGCGAACCGCCCCGCCGTCTCGAACGCCTTGCCCGGCTTGAACTGCAGGAGATAGGCGGCAAAGACCACCGGCTCGTTCAGGTTCGAGAAGAAGTTGCGCAGGCCCTGCCTGACCGGGCTGGGAAGTCCTTTGTTGTAAGCCTGCGCCACCGGCTTCAACACCGCATTGTCGACCGCCTGTACGGTCTTGAATGACTGCACATTGATCCGTTCGAGCGGATCGCCCGGCGGCGGCGGTTGGCGGCGCATGACGATAATGTCGTCACCTTGTGCCGCATCAGCGTCATCGCCTGCGATTGCACTTGGTGCCTGCGGCGACGGGGGCAGTGGCGCAGACGCCGGCGTTTCGGGTGAAGCGCTCGGTTCCGCCTGCGCCGCGACCACGGGATCGATGGTGACGAGAGGCTCCGCAACCGGGGCGGCAGAACTCATCATCAACACGGCAGCAGTGGCCGTCAGGCTCATTCGATCGTCCTTGCGAAGCGGTCGCACGGACACGCTCAATTCGTTTATACAGCGCCATCGGCGCAGCTATCTTGCCGCATAAAATGCGCAAGCTCGCGGGCTAGGCCCGATTGACCTGTCCGTCAATTGCATGTGCCGCCGCACATTCGCACTAGATCGGCAGCGTGAACCGGGTCGAGGTTCTCCGCACCCATGGTGCCGGCATCTACTCCGGTTGATTTGACATTGCTTTACAAGGTGCTGCGCCAATGATGTGGCATGGCGGGTCGAGTTCGTTTAGAAAGCTCTG
Proteins encoded in this window:
- a CDS encoding histidine-type phosphatase, which produces MNRSSSSRRLRAVYAACAAASLLYGSAAASAAPAKGEMTVERVVMLMRHGVRPSTKFPATPVGTTKDEWPTWNTPAGDLTDHGADGIRRLADYDRILFASAGLLPASGCAVPGTISAWASGSSRAIKTGKAFLGALQPGCNVELVHPADEDAEDQFHPTGAEVAIDGDKALAASQAQFPKGGLPAVIASRRADFAALQRIVGVPVPTASTLTATAGDKPDMKGGLSFGSTAGQTLLLEYLEGMPMSQVGWGRASKADIRAILRFHPVKFQYETRPAYVAQRLAAPIITRMIDALSGTGGKVTLLFGHDTNIAALGGFYDMHWTMADYPRDDIAPGGAIGFELLRDKAGHRFVRAFQQAQTMDQLRALTPLTLTAKPSRSYLEIPGCGSAKTACIMETFEKITRERLAHPAP
- a CDS encoding cytochrome b; its protein translation is MTDDDTCLLYDMPRRYGLVSRTLHWIMAYLLMWQFIVVIGWIVLGDGAFMRTVSLFGPAHATVGTLVCGLVLPRSLWAFLNRHRRPPADAPPLGWLVRGVHGAFYALMLIVPALALVRAYGAGKGYDLWGLQLIPATGHKVAALIAPADLFHAPLAWTLAVLISGHVVMAWYHGIIRGDGTLARMAGPLRT
- a CDS encoding TcfC E-set like domain-containing protein gives rise to the protein MAQAHFFAISGAIVMAATMAGAAHAGNAPITRPKVAMTFTPPAGFEDLTGPQQVVLDVYTGGVRVGEAMAVVEPGRFRFMDARSLVDSLPDISDRPRLTAALGAPNLDPHPEAICPVESGISCPKPSFDVVAIVYDAAHYRVDILVDPRFLTVKAAVRLQNLPPPSDTPALVNFLSGTVTGGQGQSTQYYLQDNAVLGIGTGRIRANFQQASSSGFQTDTFAGELDRPGLRYTAGAFWIPGNTLLDRLKMVGLGLSSQFSTRLDRDQLMGSPLILFLEQRARVDIMVNGNIMSSLVYDAGNQALDTSALPEGSYTVTLRITSASGGMREEQRFFSRSSTLPMMGHDAFLFYAGALVRSNEGLIGDISRTPLFQAGWARRMNAGLSVNLGAMGTDRRQWLSAGATMLHGDWQLDTSVNVSNRGGLGFFGHLARNGTSPLSIDLDARSISNPGGGPLLATTTVVLPTAGSVEYSLYSGAYTQFNGAVGYRLGQGRLALVGTYRRQVDSRDYSLGPALYMPLLRWRDVALDFNGTYTATRTGRQGYAGLNLRITRPRTTYIATGGNQFGSRDRGFGGGVQAGFNASRRLDDVLGAQVQADGGVERSNGTTYAQGQVQAHSVIGDGNLNFVQPFGEGATQFSASLNTAVVVGQGGVRLNSGGNGDAMVVIHVDSDEPDAAFEVLVDNRPMGTSRDGKDLTLTLPSYRAYAIRIRGKGQMLTDYDAKARQVSLYPGNVVWLDWRSRPVVAVFGRLIGPDGGALVHAEITAGGDLAQSDEQGHFLIQTGQNATLTVRTRSGLVCKASLDTIKPASGYASIGDQLCRPAAAAPSNLALTSPSPQQKVSQ
- a CDS encoding FMN-binding negative transcriptional regulator; the protein is MSVFSPRSPADIAALVSRHPLAWVISSGPAFHATPLPLIAELDGEGTVVALIGHFALRNPQVEALRVDPGALILFQGGQGYISPELVTQEQWAPTWNYAVARFKADITFLPDENHDALDRLIEHMEGDRPDRWTAAAMGERYEPMLTRIIAFRATVRSCHATFKLGQDERPEAFAQILAGHPDSALVAAMREAVAV
- a CDS encoding amidohydrolase; this encodes MVDRRQFLGQSLLSGAALAFAGRAFAADVPLDCALVGGSIWTGAPCGRADALGIVGDRIVAVGAAAVKARMARTTRVVDLKGAFAMPAFTDNHTHFLMGSLALARPNLLDVKDRGEFVARIAAAVKAEPGQWLLGGAWDEQRLGGQLPTREWIDAVTPGTPVAVPRTDLHMYLCNSVALKLAGITRDTPDPAGGVIVRDASGEPTGVVKDNAKALIERVIPPLASEQAETALRAGIAHGLKHGFAQVHVPDPFDWDCFDALRRLRGRGETDMRFYNFVPMHDWQRMADLVKTEGRGDDWVRWGGVKALVDGSLGSRTALFREPYTDAHDTRGVRIMPLDELREAVLASDRAGLHVTVHAIGDEANDDILDIYAETVAKNGPRDRRFRIEHAQHIAPATIPRFARQQVIASVQPYHAIDDGRWAVQRIGEKRLNGTYAFASLIKSGATVTFGSDWPVAPLNAMEGIHAAVMRETIDGKNPNGWLPDQKVTVEQSLIAYTVNNAFAGFQNDRAGRIAPGFLADVVVLDRDPTAIDPETLPQIEVLRTIVGGRERYTGAAA
- a CDS encoding DedA family protein, whose translation is MMATERWARRFGNLSAVGKLRVETVGMSLEQVISEYGLVGLALGAGLEGETVVIIGGLMTHRGILPFWPAVAAAALGSFLADQLFFLLGRHFRGHRFVHRFQRRPAFARALAAFDKYPVSFVFAFRFLYGLRTVSPLAIGTTRLSARKFLAINAAAAIVWALIFVTIGHWFGQAIEAEFGRIKSAEHLVGVALAAAAILGIAVMLVRKNIKFRSSKTDG
- a CDS encoding molecular chaperone, which produces MNRPAFIPITWFPVRAAAIPIAFAGMLGLLAAVPAQAGIALSKVIVDLAPDTPPRDDIEVINDGSERQYVVAEPALIQAPGTPREKRIDSSDPTVTGLLVTPQKLVLEAGERKLIRVALIAPRGSNERVFRLAIKPVAGTVEAEQTSLKVFVGYDVLVIARPAATTGKVVATRSAGTITFHNGSNASVEMSDGRQCDEGRRNCLPLPPMRLYSGADWTVPIKHAPLVEYRVQQGKLSSKESF
- a CDS encoding VacJ family lipoprotein is translated as MSLTATAAVLMMSSAAPVAEPLVTIDPVVAAQAEPSASPETPASAPLPPSPQAPSAIAGDDADAAQGDDIIVMRRQPPPPGDPLERINVQSFKTVQAVDNAVLKPVAQAYNKGLPSPVRQGLRNFFSNLNEPVVFAAYLLQFKPGKAFETAGRFAINTTIGAAGFVDMAKRKPFGLPYRPNGLANVMGYYGVGPGPYMYLPIIGPTTLRDVIGDSVDKLLVPAVVGKPFTKPAVVIPATILSQLGERAAFDSEVSRIREEDNPYATYRELYLKQRKAEIDALHGRMTPDVVPVYGRGIPTAGTNESDTLVTPEHTPSVEQAPK